Proteins from one Phaenicophaeus curvirostris isolate KB17595 chromosome 16, BPBGC_Pcur_1.0, whole genome shotgun sequence genomic window:
- the UBFD1 gene encoding ubiquitin domain-containing protein UBFD1 isoform X1 has protein sequence MAAAEGAEEPGMDARELPPGRGREGGSPVAGSSPEGEEHPEPPQAAVSNGGDAEGAQELVELKVIWNKNKYEVTCGLDSTGAELKQRIHSLTGLPPAMQKVMFKGLLPEEKTLREIKVTNGAKIMVVGSTINDVLAVNTPKDAAQQEVKAEENKKEPLCRQKQHRKVLDKGKPDDVMPSVKGVQERLPTVPLSGMYNKSGGKVRLTFKLEQDQLWIGTKERTEKLPMASIKNVVSEPIEGHEDYHMMAFQLGPTEASYYWVYWVPTQYVDAIKDTVLGKWQYF, from the exons ATGGCCGCCGCCGAGG GTGCCGAGGAGCCGGGCATGGATGCACGGGAGCTGCCGCCGGGCCGTGGCCGGGAGGGCGGCTCGCCGGTGGCTGGTAGCTCTCCGGAAGGCGAGGAGCACCCGGAGCCGCCACAAGCGGCTGTCAGCAACGGCGGCGACGCGGAGGGCGcgcaggagctggtggagctgaAGGTGATCTGGAACAAGAACAAGTACGAGGTGACGTGCGGCCTGGACAGCACTGGCGCCGAGCTGAAGCAGCGGATCCACTCGCTAACAG GCCTCCCGCCCGCCATGCAGAAAGTGATGTTCAAGGGGCTCCTGCCCGAGGAGAAGACGCTGCGGGAAATCAAAGTCACCAATGGAGCGAAAATTATGGTGGTCGGCTCTACTATCAATGATGTTTTAGCAGTAAATACACCCAAAGACGCGGCGCAACAGGAGGTCAAagctgaggaaaataaaaaggagccACTTTGCCGACAAAAG CAACACAGAAAAGTATTGGATAAGGGAAAACCAGATGATGTGATGCCTTCTGTTAAAGGTGTTCAG GAGCGCCTGCCAACAGTGCCATTGTCTGGCATGTACAACAAGTCAGGAGGGAAAGTCAGATTGACCTTCAAACTTGAGCAAGACCAGCTATGGATTGGGACAAAAG AGAGAACAGAAAAGTTACCCATGGCGTCCATTAAAAATGTGGTGAGTGAACCTATTGAAGGACATGAGGATTATCACATGATG GCATTTCAGCTGGGCCCAACAGAAGCGTCTTACTACTGGGTCTATTGGGTACCAACTCAATACGTTGATGCAATCAAAGACACGGTGCTGGGAAAGTGGCAGTATTTTTGA
- the UBFD1 gene encoding ubiquitin domain-containing protein UBFD1 isoform X2: protein MAAAEGAEEPGMDARELPPGRGREGGSPVAGSSPEGEEHPEPPQAAVSNGGDAEGAQELVELKVIWNKNKYEVTCGLDSTGAELKQRIHSLTGLPPAMQKVMFKGLLPEEKTLREIKVTNGAKIMVVGSTINDVLAVNTPKDAAQQEVKAEENKKEPLCRQKQHRKVLDKGKPDDVMPSVKGVQERLPTVPLSGMYNKSGGKVRLTFKLEQDQLWIGTKGISAGPNRSVLLLGLLGTNSIR, encoded by the exons ATGGCCGCCGCCGAGG GTGCCGAGGAGCCGGGCATGGATGCACGGGAGCTGCCGCCGGGCCGTGGCCGGGAGGGCGGCTCGCCGGTGGCTGGTAGCTCTCCGGAAGGCGAGGAGCACCCGGAGCCGCCACAAGCGGCTGTCAGCAACGGCGGCGACGCGGAGGGCGcgcaggagctggtggagctgaAGGTGATCTGGAACAAGAACAAGTACGAGGTGACGTGCGGCCTGGACAGCACTGGCGCCGAGCTGAAGCAGCGGATCCACTCGCTAACAG GCCTCCCGCCCGCCATGCAGAAAGTGATGTTCAAGGGGCTCCTGCCCGAGGAGAAGACGCTGCGGGAAATCAAAGTCACCAATGGAGCGAAAATTATGGTGGTCGGCTCTACTATCAATGATGTTTTAGCAGTAAATACACCCAAAGACGCGGCGCAACAGGAGGTCAAagctgaggaaaataaaaaggagccACTTTGCCGACAAAAG CAACACAGAAAAGTATTGGATAAGGGAAAACCAGATGATGTGATGCCTTCTGTTAAAGGTGTTCAG GAGCGCCTGCCAACAGTGCCATTGTCTGGCATGTACAACAAGTCAGGAGGGAAAGTCAGATTGACCTTCAAACTTGAGCAAGACCAGCTATGGATTGGGACAAAAG GCATTTCAGCTGGGCCCAACAGAAGCGTCTTACTACTGGGTCTATTGGGTACCAACTCAATACGTTGA
- the EARS2 gene encoding nondiscriminating glutamyl-tRNA synthetase EARS2, mitochondrial isoform X2: protein MAGPPRVRFGPSPTGIPPDESPRRGGPFGPYQQSHRLELYQSASAKLLERGAAYRCFCTPQRLELLKKEAVRSQQTPRYDNRCRHLTPSEVDEKLSQGLDWVVRFRLEKGVEPFRDLIYGWKKHEVADVEGDPVILKGDGFPTYHLANVVDDHHMGISHVLRGTEWLTSTSKHLLLYKAFGWDPPQFGHLPLLLNRDGSKLSKRQGDISLGRFARDGYLPEALLDIITNCGSGFAEKQMGRTLEELTSQFEIGRITTHSALLDLEKLPEFNRIHLARHVEHMGLRQKLIRELQLLVEHTYGDQQVDQEVLEKEYVERVLLLRKGHISFLKNLVSSDYSYLWVRPSVSREQLEAISAEADEIGTLVLGLMTKPGAVLGVEELNKLLRSLQEQTRKTKYSSMMKLLRLALSGQQHGPSVAEMMVTLGPKEVCGRIRKALSG, encoded by the exons ATGGCGGGGCCGCCGCGGGTGCGGTTCGGGCCCAGCCCCACAG GTATCCCCCCTGATGAGAGTCCTCGCCGCGGTGGCCCCTTTGGACCCTACCAGCAGTCCCACAGGCTTGAGCTTTACCAGAGCGCCAGCGCCAAGCTGTTGGAGAGGGGCGCAGCATATCGCTGCTTCTGCACCCCTCAGCGCCTGGAGCTGCTGAAGAAGGAGGCTGTGCGGAGCCAGCAGACCCCACG ATATGACAACCGATGTCGGCACCTGACGCCCTCAGAAGTGGATGAGAAGCTGTCCCAGGGCCTCGACTGGGTTGTCCGCTTCCGTCTGGAGAAGGGGGTGGAGCCCTTTCGGGACCTTATCTACGGCTGGAAGAAGCACGAAGTGGCTGATGTGGAAGGTGACCCGGTGATTCTCAAGGGAGATGGGTTCCCCACATACCACCTGGCGAACGTGGTGGATGACCACCACATGGGCATCAGCCACGTCCTGCGGGGCACCGAGTGGCTGACGTCGACGTCCAAGCACCTCCTTCTCTACAAAGCCTTTGGCTGGGACCCCCCTCAGTTTGGTCACCTCCCGCTGCTCCTGAACAGAGACGGGAGCAAGCTGTCGAAAAGGCAGGGGGACATCTCCCTGGGGCGTTTTGCTCGGGATGGCTACTTGCCAGAGGCTCTGCTGGACATCATCACCAACTGTGGCTCCGGATTCGCAG AGAAACAGATGGGGAGGACGTTGGAGGAGCTGACCTCACAGTTCGAAATAGGCAGAATTACAACTCATTCTGCTCTCCTGGATCTGGAAAAACTCCCAGAATTCAACAG AATCCACCTTGCCCGTCACGTTGAGCACATGGGGCTGCGACAGAAGCTGATCAGAGAGCTGCAGTTGCTGGTGGAGCACACCTACGGGGATCAGCAAGTGGATCAAGAGGTTCTAGAAAAGGAGTATGTGGAGCGAGTCCTCCTGCTGAGAAAA GGTCACATCAGCTTCTTGAAGAACCTGGTGTCGTCTGATTATTCTTACTTATGGGTGAGGCCCTCGGTGTCCCGAGAGCAGCTAGAAGCAATTTCTGCAGAAGCAGATGAAATAGGAACGCTGGTCCTAGG GCTCATGACAAAGCCAGGAGCTGTTTTGGGTGTGGAGGAGTTGAACAAATTGCTGAGAAGCCTGCAGGAGCAAACCAGAAAGACCAAATACAGCAGCATGATGAAGCTCCTCCGCTTGGCCCTCAGTGGGCAGCAG CATGGACCAAGCGTTGCTGAGATGATGGTGACTCTGGGACCCAAAGAAGTGTGTGGACGAATACGCAAAGCACTGTCTGGCTGA
- the EARS2 gene encoding nondiscriminating glutamyl-tRNA synthetase EARS2, mitochondrial isoform X1, whose product MAGPPRVRFGPSPTGLLHLGGLRTALYNYLFARRHRGAFVLRVEDTDQARVVPGAAEAIEDLLDWAGIPPDESPRRGGPFGPYQQSHRLELYQSASAKLLERGAAYRCFCTPQRLELLKKEAVRSQQTPRYDNRCRHLTPSEVDEKLSQGLDWVVRFRLEKGVEPFRDLIYGWKKHEVADVEGDPVILKGDGFPTYHLANVVDDHHMGISHVLRGTEWLTSTSKHLLLYKAFGWDPPQFGHLPLLLNRDGSKLSKRQGDISLGRFARDGYLPEALLDIITNCGSGFAEKQMGRTLEELTSQFEIGRITTHSALLDLEKLPEFNRIHLARHVEHMGLRQKLIRELQLLVEHTYGDQQVDQEVLEKEYVERVLLLRKGHISFLKNLVSSDYSYLWVRPSVSREQLEAISAEADEIGTLVLGLMTKPGAVLGVEELNKLLRSLQEQTRKTKYSSMMKLLRLALSGQQHGPSVAEMMVTLGPKEVCGRIRKALSG is encoded by the exons ATGGCGGGGCCGCCGCGGGTGCGGTTCGGGCCCAGCCCCACAG GGCTCCTGCACCTGGGCGGCCTCCGCACCGCCCTGTACAACTACCTGTTCGCCAGGAGGCACCGTGGGGCCTTTGTCCTGCGGGTGGAGGACACGGACCAGGCCCGCGTGGTGCCGGGCGCCGCAGAGGCCATCGAGGACCTGCTGGACTGGGCCG GTATCCCCCCTGATGAGAGTCCTCGCCGCGGTGGCCCCTTTGGACCCTACCAGCAGTCCCACAGGCTTGAGCTTTACCAGAGCGCCAGCGCCAAGCTGTTGGAGAGGGGCGCAGCATATCGCTGCTTCTGCACCCCTCAGCGCCTGGAGCTGCTGAAGAAGGAGGCTGTGCGGAGCCAGCAGACCCCACG ATATGACAACCGATGTCGGCACCTGACGCCCTCAGAAGTGGATGAGAAGCTGTCCCAGGGCCTCGACTGGGTTGTCCGCTTCCGTCTGGAGAAGGGGGTGGAGCCCTTTCGGGACCTTATCTACGGCTGGAAGAAGCACGAAGTGGCTGATGTGGAAGGTGACCCGGTGATTCTCAAGGGAGATGGGTTCCCCACATACCACCTGGCGAACGTGGTGGATGACCACCACATGGGCATCAGCCACGTCCTGCGGGGCACCGAGTGGCTGACGTCGACGTCCAAGCACCTCCTTCTCTACAAAGCCTTTGGCTGGGACCCCCCTCAGTTTGGTCACCTCCCGCTGCTCCTGAACAGAGACGGGAGCAAGCTGTCGAAAAGGCAGGGGGACATCTCCCTGGGGCGTTTTGCTCGGGATGGCTACTTGCCAGAGGCTCTGCTGGACATCATCACCAACTGTGGCTCCGGATTCGCAG AGAAACAGATGGGGAGGACGTTGGAGGAGCTGACCTCACAGTTCGAAATAGGCAGAATTACAACTCATTCTGCTCTCCTGGATCTGGAAAAACTCCCAGAATTCAACAG AATCCACCTTGCCCGTCACGTTGAGCACATGGGGCTGCGACAGAAGCTGATCAGAGAGCTGCAGTTGCTGGTGGAGCACACCTACGGGGATCAGCAAGTGGATCAAGAGGTTCTAGAAAAGGAGTATGTGGAGCGAGTCCTCCTGCTGAGAAAA GGTCACATCAGCTTCTTGAAGAACCTGGTGTCGTCTGATTATTCTTACTTATGGGTGAGGCCCTCGGTGTCCCGAGAGCAGCTAGAAGCAATTTCTGCAGAAGCAGATGAAATAGGAACGCTGGTCCTAGG GCTCATGACAAAGCCAGGAGCTGTTTTGGGTGTGGAGGAGTTGAACAAATTGCTGAGAAGCCTGCAGGAGCAAACCAGAAAGACCAAATACAGCAGCATGATGAAGCTCCTCCGCTTGGCCCTCAGTGGGCAGCAG CATGGACCAAGCGTTGCTGAGATGATGGTGACTCTGGGACCCAAAGAAGTGTGTGGACGAATACGCAAAGCACTGTCTGGCTGA
- the GGA2 gene encoding ADP-ribosylation factor-binding protein GGA2 yields the protein MAGAGILERLLNKATDPNISEENWECIQQFCDQVNADIEGPLLALRLLAHKIQSPQEMEALHALTVLETCVNNCGERFHREIAKFRFLNELIKVLSPKYYGIWSSEKVKSRVTEVIFSWTVWFPREVKIRDAYQMLKKQGIVKEDPKVPEDKILPPPSPRPQNSIFDRDEEKSKLLARLLKSDHSEDLQAANRLIKSMIKEEQEKTARASRRDSTISEVSENVMRMDELLENYQRQELSTADQETLQTLFQRCEKLRPLLFRLASETVDDDEALAVILQANDRLTQALGRYRQVITSNENGSGGGSATGSTDATAQRPAPRRMKSYTLIDFSELEATAQALTDQSADVTTASRHGSTTSTCLLEEEFTLLGLSNSPVAQSPPASFGLAEPAVCNGNGATGSAAQTQGPQERWEDGSLEKNEFQALAYELSPPCRTKSLSLDLSPMKLPLPDLPHTSMAETSFSSLGHEPKPAASLHPTSQDALLENLFVPLTSITPSSICPLTVYDRNGFKAMLHFSRDPAPGHPDVLVMVLSMLSTSAQPIRDIVFRAAVPKTMKIKLQPASDSELPAFSPFLPPAVVSQVLLLANPLKVPIRLRYKLTFTQGAQPFSEVGEVTGFPEAELWGRS from the exons ATGGCTGGTGCTGGGATATTGGAGCGTTTGCTCA ATAAAGCTACGGACCCAAATATCTCTGAGGAAAACTGGGAATGCATCCAGCAGTTCTGTGACCAGGTGAACGCTGACATAGAAGG CCCATTGCTCGCACTGAGGCTGCTGGCGCATAAAATCCAGTCGCCGCAGGAGATGGAAGCTCTCCACGCTCTCACA gtgCTGGAGACCTGCGTGAACAACTGCGGAGAAAGATTTCATAGGGAAATAGCAAAATTCAGGTTCCTGAATGAGCTGATTAAAGTGCTTTCCCCGAAG taCTATGGAATCTGGTCTTCAGAAAAAGTCAAGTCCAGAGTGACAGAAGTGATATTCAGTTGGACGGTCTGGTTTCCTCGGGAAGTTAAAATCCGGGATGCTTATCAGATGCTGAAGAAACAAG GGATTGTAAAAGAAGATCCCAAAGTACCAGAAGACAAAATTTTACCTCCCCCTTCTCCAAGACCTCAGAATTCAATTTTTGATAGAGATGAAGAGAAATCCAAG CTCCTAGCGAGGCTTTTAAAGAGCGACCACTCCGAAGACCTGCAGGCTGCCAACCGTCTGATCAAGAGCATGATTAAAGAG GAACAAGAGAAGACAGCTAGGGCATCCAGAAGAGACAGCACCATCAGTGAAGTTTCTGAGAATGTTATGCGTATGGATGAGTTACTGGAAAACTACCAGCGACAAGAATTATCCACGGCTGACCAGGAGACCCTACAG ACTCTGTTTCAGCGCTGTGAGAAGCTCAGGCCGCTGCTCTTTCGCCTTGCCAGCGAGACGGTTGATGATGATGAGGCACTAG CTGTGATACTGCAGGCCAATGACCGGCTTACCCAGGCGCTCGGACGCTACCGGCAGGTCATAACCAGCAATGAAAACGGTAGTGGAGGAGGTTCAGCCACCGGCTCCACTGATGCAACAG CACAACGGCCAGCCCCAAGGCGTATGAAGAGCTACACACTGATCGACTTCTCTGAGCTGGAGGCGACAGCCCAGGCTCTTACAGACCAATCTGCAGATGTAACCACCGCCTCTCGGCACGGCAGCACAACCTCTACCTGTCTGCTCGAGGAGGAGTTCACGTTGCTAG GTCTCAGCAACTCTCCTGTTGCACAGAGCCCACCAGCCAGTTTTGGCTTGGCAGAG CCTGCTGTATGCAATGGAAACGGTGCGACTGGAAGCGCTGCTCAAACACAGGGACCGCAGGAGCGCTGGGAAGACGGCTCTTTAGAGAAGAACGAATTTCAGGCCCTGGCTTATGAGCTCTCCCCACCGTGCAGGACCAAGTCATTATCCTT GGATTTATCACCGATGAAGCTGCCCTTGCCAGATCTTCCACATACCTCAATGGCAGAAACTTCCTTCTCCAGCCTAGGCCATGAGCCGAAGCCTGCTGCCTCTTTGCATCCAACTTCCCAGGATGCTTTGCTAGAGAACCTTTTTGTCCCCTTAACTTCAATCACACCAA GCAGTATCTGTCCACTCACTGTGTATGACAGGAATGGTTTCAAGGCTATGCTCCACTTCTCCAGAGACCCGGCTCCTGGCCACCCAGATGTGCTGGTGATGGTTCTTTCTATGCTGAGCACATCAGCTCAACCAATTAGGGACATTGTGTTCCGGGCTGCAGTCCCAAAG accATGAAAATAAAGTTACAGCCAGCATCTGACTCTGAGCTGCCGGCCTTcagccccttcctcccccctgcGGTGGTATCCCAGGTTCTGCTGCTTGCCAATCCACTTAAG GTTCCTATCCGACTCAGATACAAACTGACGTTCACGCAAGGCGCGCAGCCCTTCAGCGAAGTGGGAGAGGTGACTGGTTTCCCTGAAGCAGAGCTCTGGGGCAGGAGCTGA